One Salmo trutta chromosome 12, fSalTru1.1, whole genome shotgun sequence genomic region harbors:
- the LOC115204267 gene encoding bcl2-associated agonist of cell death — protein MDHTHDCVDECESDHSGTTHNSEFQLHVSTTMSNRPRPGERVRLYSESQVCSQVGKREDTEFQDVMTPTEEGGGDGASFRGRSQSAPPALWAAKKYGCQLRRMSDEFDTWLDKGVPKRGIIPRGGKQKVSRGWFSFLWSPKEAEGRE, from the exons ATGGACCACACACATGATTGTGTGGATGAATGTGAGTCTGATCACTCAGGAACCACACACAACTCAGAATTTCAGCTCCATGTCTCAACTACAATGAGCAACAGACCAAGACCAG GTGAGCGAGTCCGGCTCTACTCAGAGTCCCAGGTGTGCTCCCAGGTTGGCAAAAGGGAAGACACAGAGTTTCAGGATGTGATGACTCCTACTGAGGAGGGTGGGGGTGATGGGGCTTCATTCCGAGGCCGATCACAGTCTGCTCCTCCTGCACTGTGGGCTGCAAAGAAATATGGCTGCCAGCTGAGGAGGATGAGTGATGAATTTGACACCTGGCTCGACAAAGGG GTGCCCAAGAGAGGGATTATTCCAAGAGGAGGCAAGCAGAAAGTCTCCCGAGGATGGTTCTCTTTCCTCTGGAGTCCAAAGGAGGCGGAAGGCAGGGAGTGA
- the LOC115204265 gene encoding uncharacterized protein LOC115204265 isoform X1, translating to MEDNKIVLYCPLFHPYMFQHLFSLFQSTARHWGLFLMAYLRHSTPQPFHLALMSSPLPSFRLNTGAQMPLLGLGTYRLQGKQMHLSVDAALREGYRAFDTAAVYGNEADLGHALLDLMPKHNLTRADIFLISKLSPADMGSKAREGCARSLERLGLGGYIDLYLIHWPGTEGLEPEDERNAQHRAHSWTVMEELHTNGMLRAIGVSNYSPRHLIELLETCRVRPAVLQVEFHPRLAQKELRVICRDSGVCFQAYSSLGKGALLSEPEVVAMAEGHGRTASQVLLRWAIQQGVAVLPRSARPKRVRENGQVFDFDLDEGGMKTLSDMDSGKRFCKRDPTSVV from the exons ATGGAGGATAAtaagattgttttatactgtcCTCTTTTTCACCCCTACATGTTTCAACATCTATTCAGCCTCTTCCAGTCAACAGCACGTCACTGGGGACTGTTCCTGATGGCATATTTAAGG CACAGTACTCCCCAGCCCTTCCATCTGGCGTTGATGTCTTCCCCCCTGCCCTCGTTTAGACTGAATACTGGGGCTCAGATGCCCCTCCTGGGACTAGGAACATACAGGCTGCAAGGTAAGCAAATGCACCTGAGTGTTGACGCTGCACTCAGGGAAGGGTATCGTGCCTTTGACACTGCTGCGGTGTATGGCAATGAAGCAGACTTGGGCCACGCCCTGTTGGACCTGATGCCCAAACACAACCTGACCAGAGCAGACATCTTTCTCATCAGTAAGCTGTCCCCAGCGGACATGGGCTCGAAGGCCAGAGAGGGCTGTGCTCGTAGCCTGGAGAGGCTGGGGCTAGGGGGATACATTGACTTGTACCTCATCCACTGGCCTGGAACTGAGGGTCTGGAACCAGAAGATGAGAGGAATGCACAGCATCGAGCCCACAGCTGGACTGTCATGGAGGAGCTCCATACCAATGGTATGCTCAGAGCAATTGGGGTCTCAAACTACTCTCCTAGGCACCTGATAGAGCTGCTGGAGACCTGCAGGGTGCGCCCTGCCGTGCTGCAG GTGGAGTTCCATCCTAGACTGGCACAGAAGGAGCTGAGGGTCATTTGCAGGGACTCGGGAGTCTGCTTCCAGGCGTATTCATCCCTGGGGAAAGGTGCCCTGTTGTCGGAACCAGAAGTTGTTGCTATGGCGGAGGGGCATGGCAGAACTGCCTCCCAGGTGCTTTTGAGGTGGGCCATTCAGCAGGGTGTGGCTGTGTTACCCAGGTCCGCACGGCCCAAGAGGGTGAGAGAAAATGGGCAGGTGTTTGACTTTGACCTGGATGAAGGGGGAATGAAGACACTGTCTGACATGGACAGTGGAAAAAGGTTCTGCAAAAGAGATCCCACTAGTGTGGTCTAG
- the LOC115204265 gene encoding uncharacterized protein LOC115204265 isoform X2 produces MSIFFLQHSTPQPFHLALMSSPLPSFRLNTGAQMPLLGLGTYRLQGKQMHLSVDAALREGYRAFDTAAVYGNEADLGHALLDLMPKHNLTRADIFLISKLSPADMGSKAREGCARSLERLGLGGYIDLYLIHWPGTEGLEPEDERNAQHRAHSWTVMEELHTNGMLRAIGVSNYSPRHLIELLETCRVRPAVLQVEFHPRLAQKELRVICRDSGVCFQAYSSLGKGALLSEPEVVAMAEGHGRTASQVLLRWAIQQGVAVLPRSARPKRVRENGQVFDFDLDEGGMKTLSDMDSGKRFCKRDPTSVV; encoded by the exons ATGTCCATCTTTTTTTTACAGCACAGTACTCCCCAGCCCTTCCATCTGGCGTTGATGTCTTCCCCCCTGCCCTCGTTTAGACTGAATACTGGGGCTCAGATGCCCCTCCTGGGACTAGGAACATACAGGCTGCAAGGTAAGCAAATGCACCTGAGTGTTGACGCTGCACTCAGGGAAGGGTATCGTGCCTTTGACACTGCTGCGGTGTATGGCAATGAAGCAGACTTGGGCCACGCCCTGTTGGACCTGATGCCCAAACACAACCTGACCAGAGCAGACATCTTTCTCATCAGTAAGCTGTCCCCAGCGGACATGGGCTCGAAGGCCAGAGAGGGCTGTGCTCGTAGCCTGGAGAGGCTGGGGCTAGGGGGATACATTGACTTGTACCTCATCCACTGGCCTGGAACTGAGGGTCTGGAACCAGAAGATGAGAGGAATGCACAGCATCGAGCCCACAGCTGGACTGTCATGGAGGAGCTCCATACCAATGGTATGCTCAGAGCAATTGGGGTCTCAAACTACTCTCCTAGGCACCTGATAGAGCTGCTGGAGACCTGCAGGGTGCGCCCTGCCGTGCTGCAG GTGGAGTTCCATCCTAGACTGGCACAGAAGGAGCTGAGGGTCATTTGCAGGGACTCGGGAGTCTGCTTCCAGGCGTATTCATCCCTGGGGAAAGGTGCCCTGTTGTCGGAACCAGAAGTTGTTGCTATGGCGGAGGGGCATGGCAGAACTGCCTCCCAGGTGCTTTTGAGGTGGGCCATTCAGCAGGGTGTGGCTGTGTTACCCAGGTCCGCACGGCCCAAGAGGGTGAGAGAAAATGGGCAGGTGTTTGACTTTGACCTGGATGAAGGGGGAATGAAGACACTGTCTGACATGGACAGTGGAAAAAGGTTCTGCAAAAGAGATCCCACTAGTGTGGTCTAG
- the LOC115204265 gene encoding uncharacterized protein LOC115204265 isoform X3: protein MSSPLPSFRLNTGAQMPLLGLGTYRLQGKQMHLSVDAALREGYRAFDTAAVYGNEADLGHALLDLMPKHNLTRADIFLISKLSPADMGSKAREGCARSLERLGLGGYIDLYLIHWPGTEGLEPEDERNAQHRAHSWTVMEELHTNGMLRAIGVSNYSPRHLIELLETCRVRPAVLQVEFHPRLAQKELRVICRDSGVCFQAYSSLGKGALLSEPEVVAMAEGHGRTASQVLLRWAIQQGVAVLPRSARPKRVRENGQVFDFDLDEGGMKTLSDMDSGKRFCKRDPTSVV, encoded by the exons ATGTCTTCCCCCCTGCCCTCGTTTAGACTGAATACTGGGGCTCAGATGCCCCTCCTGGGACTAGGAACATACAGGCTGCAAGGTAAGCAAATGCACCTGAGTGTTGACGCTGCACTCAGGGAAGGGTATCGTGCCTTTGACACTGCTGCGGTGTATGGCAATGAAGCAGACTTGGGCCACGCCCTGTTGGACCTGATGCCCAAACACAACCTGACCAGAGCAGACATCTTTCTCATCAGTAAGCTGTCCCCAGCGGACATGGGCTCGAAGGCCAGAGAGGGCTGTGCTCGTAGCCTGGAGAGGCTGGGGCTAGGGGGATACATTGACTTGTACCTCATCCACTGGCCTGGAACTGAGGGTCTGGAACCAGAAGATGAGAGGAATGCACAGCATCGAGCCCACAGCTGGACTGTCATGGAGGAGCTCCATACCAATGGTATGCTCAGAGCAATTGGGGTCTCAAACTACTCTCCTAGGCACCTGATAGAGCTGCTGGAGACCTGCAGGGTGCGCCCTGCCGTGCTGCAG GTGGAGTTCCATCCTAGACTGGCACAGAAGGAGCTGAGGGTCATTTGCAGGGACTCGGGAGTCTGCTTCCAGGCGTATTCATCCCTGGGGAAAGGTGCCCTGTTGTCGGAACCAGAAGTTGTTGCTATGGCGGAGGGGCATGGCAGAACTGCCTCCCAGGTGCTTTTGAGGTGGGCCATTCAGCAGGGTGTGGCTGTGTTACCCAGGTCCGCACGGCCCAAGAGGGTGAGAGAAAATGGGCAGGTGTTTGACTTTGACCTGGATGAAGGGGGAATGAAGACACTGTCTGACATGGACAGTGGAAAAAGGTTCTGCAAAAGAGATCCCACTAGTGTGGTCTAG